The DNA segment CCTAAAGATGCCAGAGTTTTACTCTTGCTCAGAAAATTGTCAGGTGGTATCATTTTGTTCCCTTGACTACAAAAATATAATATTGCTTTGCTACTGATACGGTATCTACGTAAGTAGACCCTTGTAAGAAAATACCATTATCGTTATGGCTTAACAATGATTTTTTGATGTAGGGATATTTTAATTATGATAAATAAAGACAAAAAAATTTAGGGAAGAGGTATAATTCTAAGCCTTAACCCTAATTTATTGGTATTTGATTATTACTAATTTTCCATTAATCAATGAAAGAATAGGCTAAAAAGCGTCTATTTAGTTACCAATGCTGGCTCTTTAACCTGTTGTGTCAATAATTGAGTGTATATTCCATCCAGTTGGCTAGCTACTCCTTCCCAACCAAATTTGTGGGTAACGTGTTTCCTCGCAGCAAGGCCTAACTCATCCCGCCATTGTGGATTCATCAAAATTCTATCAATTGCAATGTTGAACGCAGCAATATCTTTTGGTGGTACCAATAAACCGGTTTTCTCGGAAACTACCGTAAATTGAAGTCCACCAACATCGCTGGCTACTACAGGTGTACCACTTGCCATTGCTTCAATTGCCACCAATCCAAAAGGTTCATAGTGACTGGGAACAACGCAAACATCAGCCGCAGCGTAGTAAGCAGGGAGGACATCTTGGCTGAGGCGGCCTGGGAAACTAGTCATTTCCGTCATGCCCAATTCTTGCACAATGGCCTCAATGCGATCGCGCTCTCTGCCATCGCTATTACCAGGAGTACTACCACCACCAATAATTAGTTTGAGTTTATTCGTGTCACGCAATTGAGACTCATTCATGGCACGTACTAAGGTTTCTATGCCTTTACGTTGATCAAAGCGTCCTACATACAAGACCACTTTTGCTTCTTGATCAATTCCTAATTCTGCTCTTGCGGCTTGTCTAGCAATTGAACCAAAGCGGTGAATATCTGTACCGCAAGGAACGATATCAATGTAACCTTTAGTAGAAACTAGCGATCGCATATGTTGCTGTTCTTGAGGACTGGTAGCAACGATTCTTTCTGCTGTTTCTAATACTTGTTTTTCTACCGATAAACGTTTAGTAGCAACCAAAGGAATCGTATCTATAGATTTGTACTTGACTGCTCCTAAAGAGTGATAAGTATGAACTTGTTTGCTTCCTTGGATTGCTTTTAACTGCATTCCCACCCAACTAGAAAGCCAGTAGTTTGTATGCACTAATGGGTAATTAACGTTGTTTTCTTTTTGGAATCGAAGCAGTTGTTGTACAAATTCTGGTAAATATTTAAAGCCATTATCTCTTGGTACAAATTCTTCTGGCCCTGCTGTTAACCGAATTGTCCGACAAAGTGGGCTATGGTGAACAATTAACTCTTGTTCAGGACTCACTTTGCGGCTAAACATATCCACTTGCCATCCCAGTTGGGCTAATGCTTTACCCACTTCGCGCACGTAAACATTTTGCCCTCCAGCTTCTTCTTTGCCAATTTCGATTGCTGGGTCTCCGTGAACTGAAATTAAAGCTATGCGTTTTTCAGTGTTAGAGTTCATAGTTTGTGTGTGTTGCTGATTTTAAGTAAAGTCGCGGTCAGCTTTTAGTGTGCTGACACCACTATATGCGGGAATTATGTAGGAACGTTGAGTAATCTTTATTTTAATTTAATATGTCAAAGATTGTTATATACATACTACGAGAATTATACTTTTTTGTTCAGCATTTACATTTAATCTCTTTATATATAAGTGGTTATACGTATATCTAATGCCTGTGATAGATTAACTTCTATTTAGATAGTGATGAATATGCAGATATACTTTTTTTGGGCGCTACAAATTTATCGGTTTATTTCACCAATACGTGATCATATTGGTTCAGCAAATATACGCTAATTCCCAATTGATTAATTCAAAATTAACCGTATTTTTACTGAAAAGAATTCCTATATTTCCGTAAATTTACTCGTTAACTCCGCTTGTATTCTTAAATATTCCTGGTAATTACTTAATTTTACCCATTAAATTATCATGACTATCGTCATTAAGAGATGAGTCACCAATGTTACTAATAAGTAAATAAGATTTTTGTAATTTTCAATACAGTTTTCCTATAAAAACTCTGTGAGAGTTTAAGTTTTCATCGGAGAATTTAACAGCTATCGGAGATGAGAAAAATTGCTTCTCTCTCTTCTTTTGCGAATCATTTAAATTCTTTCTCGGAAAAAATTACGTCTCTCAAAAAACATAAGGAACAGCAAAGAGGAAAGCAGGACATTTCTGCTATGTTTTGTTAGTGTGAAGCACCGCACTTTCTGAAAAATAGTGGCAGGAGACTAGAGTCGATTTAGGTAATAGGTAATTGTTGTCCCTATGACAGAAAAATTCACCCACAAGGGGATGGAGTTAAAAGAATAGTAACCTAACAAAGTCTTGAGAATGTTGGGTTTCGTTCCTTCACCCAACCTACACCATTCTCAGCTATAGCTGTTGCCAATAGTGTTAGAACATCAATGAGATGATACAAGCTAGACACAACAAGACTTTTCACCCAGTCACCAGTCCCCAGCTATATTAGTCTTAGGCAAGTCCCTAACGACAAAAACCCCTTGAGTCTAGTCTGATGTTCATTGAGACTCAAGGGGTATAAAAGTTATTCAATTTTTACTGTAATCTTATGTTAGATATACGTAAGAAATCAAAACTATAGCAGTTGCCAGATAGATTAGGAAATAGAATCATTCTAAAACCCTGATAGCAGGTGGCTTTGAAGCCTTTTTCCGTGCGACTGAAGATCAGTTGATTCGTGGAAACCTGTCCCTTTCCCCTGCCATAATTCCAGTGGAAGAATCGTACCTTGCCCTCACCTTGGCACTTCTGACTCTGGAAGATAGAAGAAGGTTTAGTTATTTTCGACAAGTGCAATCAGCTAAACTGTAGTTTAGGCGATCGCTACCTCTGTCAGTATTTACTGGTGCTACTCAGTATAAGCCCAATATTTACTCAAAAGTAGCGATCGCTTGCGGTGGGCGGAACCTTAACACCTAACTTGGAGCATAGCCCAATGCACTTACAAAAATAGCGACACTTAACCATTGATATAGTTAATTGTTATCTACTAACGATTAAAAATTAAAAATCAAAAAAAATTCTGACTTTTAATTTTTAATTTCTCAGTCTGCTCACTTAATTTGTGGCTTGAGCTGCTAGTATCTGCTTCAGCTTTTCTAATTCAGAAGCCCAACGGGGATCTGGACGAATAGCATCTGAATCAGTGGTGGTTGTGGTGGTATTTTCCCGATTACCACCGCCACGTCGAGACTTCTTAGCGCCTTTATCACGACGACTACCTTCTTTGTTGGTGTTAGGAGCCGCATGACCACCGGAGGTAGTTACAGGTTTAGGAGTTGCTTGCTCCTCGCCTTCATCACCTTTTGTTCGTGGTAAAGCTTTTTCTAACTTGATAGGCGTTTCTTTAAACATCTGACCATTATACTTTTCAATAATTTGGTCAGCTTGTTCATCATTGTTTACCGTCAAAAACCCAAAACCACGGCATTTACCAGTTTTGCGGTCTTTGATGAGTTTAGTCGTCACAGCATCGCCTTCTGCGGCAAAAACAGCTTGCAATTCTTGACGGTCTATTTCTTCTTTTGGCAAATTGCCTATGTATAGGCGCACGGACATGAACTATACCTCCAGAGTTAAATGAACATGGTGAACATGGCAAGGCAACAAATCAATTGCTTGGCTTTGACTTTTATGTGTTATTGACCAAGACTGCCGTAAACCAATTTTTTACTCCAAACTGTCAACTTATACAATACAGTTTTTTGTTGGGATCAAGCTTGTTTAATCATAGAGCGTACCAACGCTCGACTACTACCACCTTAATTCTAAAAGTTTTAAATTTGTTATTTTACTGCCTACTACAGTAATAATTTTTTGTCTGCCCTAGCCCGCAGAGTTAAATACCACTCTTTACATTACCACGGTATTTTCTACGTAGCTAGTTCATCATACACTTTTCTAGCATTAGTATTGAGGCATCCTAGCATAAAGTACTTTTTTTTCTCAAGCATAAATATAAAGAAACAAAAACCAGCCTGTGGCTGGTCGATTTGCTGCTGTGTTGGGAGGATAAAACAGATAGATTGGCGCAAGGAGCCTAATAGATACAACCAAGCTCGCTAGTTGTGTTATTTTGGCTATCTATTTTTCTTAAGAAAATGTAACATTATTTAAAATAAATAGCAATATTTATTTACATTTTCATTTTTCATTAGTTAATCCCCTTGGCTAACCCACGAGGAAAATATAGGCTCCCCAGGCTTGGGCTGCGACTGCCAAGATAATAGACCAGATGGGGTGGGGGCTATGAATGGTTTTACCACTTTGGGTTTGGATAGTTTGGATGTCTATCCAGGGTGTAGCACCTCGGCGAAACCAACCTGTAACAATAATCTGCCGACCAACCAAATCTTGGGGATTAATTGGTTGTCCTAGCCAAGAAACATGATGTAATTTCACTAAGCCTGTGCTGGATTGGAGAATTAAGTCTTGGGATAGAAAGTTACTCATGCCTTGGCGACCTAATAGCTTGCCGACAAACTGCACAGGAATGCTGTCTATGGGTAGGCTAGAGGGATTTGCTAACAGGTGGGGTAGTTGTTGATCAGTGTGGATGTTGCTTTGCTTAATGTTGGGAAAAAAGGAGTTCATCCTGATGACTGTACCAATGCTGAAGCCGATGAGTAGGCAACCTGTCACGAAAGACAAATCTTCATAAATCCACTTTAAATTTAAAAACTTGAGTGCGAAGGCAGTTTGCCAAACTAGCCAAATTAATCCAGCAAAGACGAAACCTAGAGGCACACCGAAAAAAGGAGCTGTTTGCCGTAAGAATGATTGACGGGTGACTTGTAATGTCTGTTCACTGAGTGATTGTTGGCTAGTTATATGAACTTCTGGATCTATATGCCAATGCTGGGCTATTTGACAGAGGTTACGGATGCGATCGCCTATTAAAGGATGGGTATTGTTAACTGTTAACCAACGGCGATAGGGGTTAATACTATCCCACATCAACAAAGATTCAAAGGTCAGATGACCAGCAATACTCCCTAAAGAAATGCTTTGTTGATAGCTGACTGGCAGCAAGACATTTAAGCTTTCTAATAAACCACTGGTTTGTTC comes from the Nostoc sp. PCC 7120 = FACHB-418 genome and includes:
- a CDS encoding RNA recognition motif domain-containing protein — protein: MSVRLYIGNLPKEEIDRQELQAVFAAEGDAVTTKLIKDRKTGKCRGFGFLTVNNDEQADQIIEKYNGQMFKETPIKLEKALPRTKGDEGEEQATPKPVTTSGGHAAPNTNKEGSRRDKGAKKSRRGGGNRENTTTTTTDSDAIRPDPRWASELEKLKQILAAQATN
- a CDS encoding glycosyltransferase family 4 protein, with protein sequence MNSNTEKRIALISVHGDPAIEIGKEEAGGQNVYVREVGKALAQLGWQVDMFSRKVSPEQELIVHHSPLCRTIRLTAGPEEFVPRDNGFKYLPEFVQQLLRFQKENNVNYPLVHTNYWLSSWVGMQLKAIQGSKQVHTYHSLGAVKYKSIDTIPLVATKRLSVEKQVLETAERIVATSPQEQQHMRSLVSTKGYIDIVPCGTDIHRFGSIARQAARAELGIDQEAKVVLYVGRFDQRKGIETLVRAMNESQLRDTNKLKLIIGGGSTPGNSDGRERDRIEAIVQELGMTEMTSFPGRLSQDVLPAYYAAADVCVVPSHYEPFGLVAIEAMASGTPVVASDVGGLQFTVVSEKTGLLVPPKDIAAFNIAIDRILMNPQWRDELGLAARKHVTHKFGWEGVASQLDGIYTQLLTQQVKEPALVTK